Proteins encoded within one genomic window of Syntrophobacterales bacterium:
- the rfaE1 gene encoding D-glycero-beta-D-manno-heptose-7-phosphate kinase, whose protein sequence is MKNVMSSKRALEIIEKFPRSRVLVIGDIMADHFIWGAVSRISPEAPVPVVEVKRESFMLGGCANVFNNIAAIGGQAALAGVIGADDTGRRLLRDLGNRGLETRGVIIEEGRPTTLKTRIVAHGQQVVRFDREDRRMISEAAIRAIIAYVESLRDELGALVISDYNKGVVVRPLLDGIRKALGGRAIVTCVDPKQRDFSLYGGFDIITPNHHEAGLAAAVEMTGADAHIRVGEKLLKESKFRALLMTRGEEGMSLFEKTGSDARKNSPLRHTEFPTQAREVFDVTGAGDTVIGVLALCLAAGASFREAACLANHAAGIAVGKAGTATLSAAELKRVL, encoded by the coding sequence ATGAAAAATGTTATGAGCAGCAAACGGGCCCTGGAGATTATTGAAAAGTTTCCCCGCTCCCGGGTGCTGGTGATCGGCGACATAATGGCCGACCACTTTATCTGGGGCGCCGTGTCGCGAATCTCGCCCGAGGCGCCGGTACCCGTTGTGGAGGTAAAGAGGGAAAGCTTCATGCTCGGCGGCTGCGCCAATGTTTTCAATAACATAGCAGCAATAGGCGGACAGGCGGCACTGGCGGGGGTGATCGGCGCCGACGACACCGGCAGACGTCTGCTTCGCGATCTGGGCAACAGGGGGCTGGAGACAAGAGGCGTCATTATCGAGGAAGGGCGTCCGACCACGCTGAAAACGCGGATTGTCGCACACGGGCAGCAGGTGGTCCGGTTCGACCGCGAGGATCGCCGGATGATCAGTGAAGCTGCAATTCGCGCGATCATTGCCTATGTAGAGTCGTTGCGCGACGAGCTGGGGGCGCTGGTGATCTCCGATTACAACAAGGGCGTGGTGGTTCGGCCGCTGCTTGACGGGATAAGGAAGGCGCTTGGCGGCAGGGCGATTGTCACCTGCGTCGATCCGAAGCAACGGGATTTTTCGCTGTACGGGGGCTTTGACATCATTACCCCCAATCATCACGAGGCGGGGCTGGCGGCAGCCGTGGAGATGACGGGCGCCGACGCCCATATACGCGTCGGAGAAAAACTCCTGAAAGAGAGCAAATTCAGGGCTCTGCTGATGACAAGAGGGGAGGAGGGGATGAGCCTCTTCGAAAAAACCGGGTCTGATGCACGCAAAAATTCGCCGCTGCGGCACACCGAATTTCCGACGCAGGCGAGGGAGGTCTTCGATGTGACCGGCGCGGGCGATACGGTAATCGGCGTGCTTGCCCTCTGCCTGGCCGCCGGGGCCTCCTTCCGGGAGGCGGCTTGCCTGGCGAATCACGCCGCGGGGATCGCCGTCGGCAAGGCCGGCACGGCAACTCTCAGCGCCGCTGAGTTGAAAAGGGTTCTATGA
- a CDS encoding IS630 family transposase: protein MPKGYHIPQCSEKDRLLIEEWAKSRTMESRLVERARIIQRCLGGEPVKKIVQELKVRPNTVIDWRRRFDAKGIAGLTDLPRSGKPPKYTAEFRNEVLATLEIPPPLGQSVWDGPAVAKHLGASVHAVWRVLRKEGICLSRQRSWCVSTDPEFTAKAADIVGLYLNPPEKALVISVDEKPSMQALERSTGYVETDNGKIVRGFKSTYKRHGTLNLFAALEVATGAIHTETTKLKRRVEFLKFMDNVMAELPAGREVHVILDNYCIHKRNDAWLATHPNVFFHFTPTSASWLNQVEIWFGIMSRKALRGASFKSTDDLAKAINDFITAYGLTAKPFVWRKREVKGSQLKNTIVNLRN from the coding sequence ATGCCCAAAGGTTATCACATTCCACAGTGTTCTGAAAAGGATCGTCTGCTGATTGAAGAATGGGCGAAGAGCAGAACGATGGAGTCGAGGCTGGTTGAGCGGGCCAGGATTATCCAGCGATGTCTTGGCGGAGAACCGGTCAAGAAGATCGTCCAGGAATTGAAGGTGCGTCCAAACACCGTGATTGATTGGCGACGCAGGTTTGATGCGAAAGGGATCGCAGGCTTGACGGATCTCCCTCGTTCTGGAAAGCCGCCGAAATATACCGCAGAGTTTCGCAATGAGGTTTTGGCCACGCTGGAGATACCGCCACCACTGGGACAATCTGTCTGGGATGGACCAGCTGTAGCAAAGCATTTGGGTGCATCGGTTCACGCGGTATGGCGGGTGTTGCGCAAAGAAGGAATCTGTCTGAGTCGCCAGCGAAGTTGGTGTGTGAGTACGGACCCGGAGTTTACCGCCAAGGCAGCGGACATTGTTGGTCTTTATTTGAATCCGCCGGAGAAGGCCCTTGTGATATCTGTGGACGAGAAGCCAAGCATGCAGGCGCTGGAACGATCCACTGGGTATGTGGAAACGGACAACGGTAAGATCGTTCGAGGATTCAAGAGTACCTATAAGCGGCATGGGACGTTGAATCTCTTTGCCGCCCTGGAAGTTGCTACCGGTGCAATCCACACCGAGACAACAAAGCTTAAACGACGAGTTGAGTTTCTGAAATTTATGGACAATGTTATGGCAGAGCTCCCGGCAGGTAGAGAAGTGCATGTGATCTTGGATAATTACTGCATTCATAAACGAAATGATGCCTGGTTGGCTACACACCCCAACGTCTTTTTTCATTTCACTCCTACATCAGCCAGTTGGCTAAACCAGGTGGAAATATGGTTTGGCATTATGTCCCGCAAAGCATTGCGAGGGGCAAGTTTCAAAAGCACCGACGATTTGGCCAAAGCTATCAATGACTTTATAACTGCTTATGGGCTAACCGCAAAGCCCTTCGTCTGGCGGAAAAGAGAAGTAAAGGGTTCGCAGTTGAAAAATACTATCGTTAACTTACGCAATTAA
- a CDS encoding YjbH domain-containing protein, producing the protein MKVFGALLMLFIGAAAGFAADEPFTAPANWGGTGLMEIPSARVLRENSYRIGFSQVEPYRYYYGAISPLPGLEIDGRMTETMVSIDKPGTNWEGYGNYKDKAVDVKYQFVAEGKYSPALAVGIMDPHGTRLYASQYIVASKQLYPFDFTLGFGNGRFGKRPLPAQGEGIRVEMLQDRQGWLSDSQFFGGIQFAPSDRYAFMVEYSPIRYHEQAGDPALRGGYFSEAVPSPYNFGFRYNFYNWADLTLSWQRGNQWGVNVSMPFEIGKPMIPIYAPRYKEHPEIALMDVERRMLFGLGLSGFSSIGITLSGGDLTIDLENNRFFYNARGVQEALFTIAPMVREHNASGKNGRIDSILIIVKENGVPLYSYRTGAEDLLEYAAERLSDGEFHSLATIDTGYVALPEGRKELTPGYVIGYKPQVQLFLNDPSGFWKGKVGLSLWASYPVRAGGSLVAGAALYPFANVETVNEPLSIPVRTDIVNYLKNKALFERFLFNQVERIPGTSVYAKITAGILEMQYAGLDAEAALPTLGGRLLLGLGGSLVKKRDPDNPLKLAENTVKEYYKTAFFNTRLNFPQSDIALDVKYGMFLAGDKGAKITLSKFINGVTLSAWYSVTDTKIFADSDNRGYHDKGIAVSIPIRLFTGKESRAVYGQAISPWTRDVAQDIDHFTSLFDLIGRNTDVFLGKTLDKNKYH; encoded by the coding sequence GTGAAGGTTTTCGGGGCGCTGCTCATGCTTTTCATCGGCGCGGCTGCCGGTTTTGCTGCCGATGAGCCGTTTACCGCCCCTGCCAACTGGGGGGGGACGGGGCTCATGGAGATTCCCTCGGCGCGGGTGCTCCGGGAAAACAGCTACCGGATCGGTTTCAGTCAGGTGGAGCCCTATCGCTACTATTACGGCGCCATCAGCCCGCTTCCGGGGCTGGAGATCGACGGGCGGATGACGGAGACGATGGTTTCGATAGATAAGCCGGGGACGAACTGGGAGGGCTACGGGAACTACAAGGACAAGGCCGTTGACGTCAAATATCAGTTTGTTGCGGAGGGGAAATATTCCCCCGCGCTGGCGGTCGGCATCATGGACCCCCACGGGACGCGTCTTTATGCCTCGCAGTACATAGTCGCCAGCAAGCAGCTCTACCCGTTCGATTTTACGCTCGGCTTCGGAAACGGACGGTTCGGCAAGCGGCCTCTGCCCGCCCAGGGGGAAGGGATAAGAGTCGAGATGCTGCAGGACCGGCAGGGGTGGCTTTCGGACTCCCAGTTCTTCGGGGGAATCCAGTTTGCCCCTTCCGACCGGTATGCCTTCATGGTTGAATACAGTCCGATCCGCTACCATGAGCAGGCCGGCGACCCGGCGCTGCGGGGCGGGTATTTCAGCGAGGCGGTTCCTTCGCCGTACAACTTCGGGTTCCGCTATAATTTCTATAACTGGGCGGATCTCACCCTCTCCTGGCAGCGGGGCAACCAGTGGGGCGTCAATGTTTCAATGCCGTTCGAGATCGGCAAACCGATGATTCCGATCTACGCCCCCCGGTACAAGGAGCATCCGGAAATCGCGCTTATGGACGTGGAGAGACGGATGCTCTTCGGGCTCGGTTTGAGCGGTTTCAGCAGCATCGGCATCACGCTATCCGGCGGCGATCTGACGATCGATTTGGAGAATAACCGCTTCTTTTACAATGCGCGGGGCGTTCAGGAGGCGCTTTTTACCATTGCGCCGATGGTCAGGGAGCATAACGCTTCGGGGAAAAACGGACGAATTGACAGCATTCTGATCATCGTCAAGGAAAACGGGGTTCCCCTCTATTCGTACCGGACCGGGGCGGAGGATCTGCTGGAATATGCAGCAGAGCGGCTGAGCGACGGGGAGTTTCATTCCCTGGCAACGATCGACACAGGCTATGTGGCGCTCCCCGAGGGTCGCAAGGAGCTGACTCCGGGGTACGTCATCGGCTACAAGCCGCAGGTGCAGCTCTTTCTCAACGACCCTTCCGGATTCTGGAAGGGCAAGGTGGGGCTTTCGCTCTGGGCGAGTTATCCGGTCCGGGCGGGAGGTTCCCTGGTGGCGGGGGCGGCGCTCTATCCGTTTGCCAATGTGGAGACGGTAAACGAGCCCCTCTCCATCCCGGTTCGCACCGATATCGTAAACTACCTGAAGAACAAGGCGCTCTTCGAGCGGTTCCTGTTCAACCAGGTGGAAAGGATTCCGGGAACCTCGGTCTATGCAAAAATTACCGCGGGGATTCTGGAGATGCAGTATGCGGGCCTCGATGCGGAGGCGGCGCTGCCGACGCTGGGCGGGAGGCTGCTCCTGGGGCTGGGGGGCAGCTTGGTAAAAAAAAGGGATCCCGATAATCCGCTGAAGCTTGCCGAAAATACCGTGAAGGAGTACTATAAAACGGCCTTTTTCAATACGAGGCTCAATTTCCCGCAGTCCGACATCGCCCTCGACGTGAAATACGGGATGTTTCTGGCGGGCGACAAGGGGGCGAAGATCACCCTGTCCAAATTCATCAACGGGGTGACCCTTTCGGCCTGGTACAGCGTGACGGATACGAAGATCTTTGCGGACAGCGACAACCGGGGCTATCACGACAAGGGAATTGCCGTCTCGATCCCGATCCGGCTCTTCACCGGCAAGGAGTCGCGGGCGGTTTACGGGCAGGCGATCTCTCCCTGGACGAGGGATGTGGCGCAGGACATTGACCATTTTACCAGCCTGTTCGACTTGATAGGGAGGAATACGGATGTTTTCCTGGGAAAAACTCTTGACAAAAACAAATATCATTAG
- a CDS encoding DUF4416 family protein — translation MSAPQRPPRVKLAASIFSGDLGVIGAVVEAMSAKYGQADYISAPLLFSYTDYYEKEFGGSLIRRFVAFERLIEPEALPDVKLWTNALESGFAVQEKRRVNIDPGYLSAAHLILATGKGYSHRPYLRDGIYADLTLIYRKGAFQVLPWTYPDYAAGEMIGILTRIREKYLLQLRGEAAENKEQESE, via the coding sequence ATGAGCGCCCCGCAGAGGCCGCCGCGAGTCAAGCTGGCGGCGAGCATTTTCTCCGGTGATCTCGGCGTCATTGGCGCTGTCGTGGAGGCAATGTCGGCAAAATATGGGCAGGCCGACTATATCAGCGCCCCGCTCTTGTTTTCGTACACGGACTATTACGAAAAGGAGTTCGGGGGTTCCCTGATCCGGCGTTTTGTCGCCTTCGAGCGGCTGATCGAGCCGGAGGCGCTGCCGGATGTGAAGTTGTGGACCAACGCGCTGGAAAGTGGTTTTGCGGTGCAAGAAAAGAGGCGGGTCAATATTGATCCCGGTTATCTGTCCGCTGCCCATCTGATTCTGGCCACCGGCAAGGGGTATTCGCACCGGCCCTATCTGCGGGACGGAATCTACGCCGATTTGACGCTGATCTACCGGAAGGGGGCGTTTCAGGTCCTTCCCTGGACCTACCCTGATTACGCCGCGGGCGAGATGATCGGGATTTTGACCCGGATTCGGGAAAAGTATCTGTTGCAGCTCCGGGGCGAGGCCGCAGAGAATAAAGAACAGGAGTCTGAATGA
- a CDS encoding cytotoxic translational repressor of toxin-antitoxin stability system: MTWAVTLHRNAEKQLVGLPKGVLDIFKFFMKELEIRGPNRGNWDNYGALTKERFHCHIKKGRPTHVVVWEITSRKERQIEVIYVGTHEGAPYQKH, encoded by the coding sequence ATGACTTGGGCGGTAACGTTGCACAGGAATGCGGAGAAACAGCTTGTAGGCTTGCCCAAGGGTGTTTTGGATATCTTCAAGTTTTTCATGAAGGAACTTGAAATCAGAGGACCGAACCGGGGCAATTGGGACAACTACGGGGCCTTGACCAAAGAACGTTTTCATTGCCACATCAAGAAAGGCCGACCGACACATGTAGTGGTTTGGGAGATCACGAGCAGAAAAGAGAGACAGATAGAGGTGATTTATGTTGGAACCCACGAAGGCGCACCCTACCAAAAGCATTGA
- a CDS encoding helix-turn-helix domain-containing protein, with amino-acid sequence MLEPTKAHPTKSIEIFMIGPEANKAQAIDALMSLGFSETSGSIPWRDAFSDLSDDALIGQVLSGARHKAGLSQKQLADMTGVHQRHISEMENCRRTIGKKNAKLFAKALDTDYRVFL; translated from the coding sequence ATGTTGGAACCCACGAAGGCGCACCCTACCAAAAGCATTGAAATATTCATGATCGGTCCGGAGGCGAACAAGGCCCAAGCCATAGACGCTCTTATGTCGCTTGGTTTTTCGGAGACGTCTGGTTCTATCCCGTGGCGTGATGCCTTCTCTGATCTTTCCGATGACGCTCTGATTGGCCAGGTCCTTTCCGGCGCCAGGCACAAGGCAGGGTTGTCGCAGAAACAGCTTGCCGATATGACGGGCGTGCATCAGCGGCACATAAGCGAAATGGAGAACTGTCGGCGGACCATCGGCAAGAAGAACGCAAAGCTCTTCGCCAAAGCTCTGGATACGGATTATCGGGTGTTTCTGTAA
- a CDS encoding C10 family peptidase, whose translation MRGFNRCGIIKRLTGALCLVFLLFAAVTAQAGDQATIASNFLKFLGSDKKIISEKIVERNILAPTLASVPVAHLFQLADGGYVLVATDRSISPVKAYSLAGDFAALPEPYQKAILDELELRVRVAALPVAGRTPLATGVSETEARWNFLLSYDAAAARQPLAVYEPGSYLLSSHWAQDYPYNKFLPLAASGGKNVLAGCVNVAAGQIMRYYKYPVAGEGVLSYTWEDKSTDPATLTPLKAILYRNYDWDNMPDKLDAATPEYQADEVALLMRDLGVANHTNFGILDSSAVFLPQALVENFGYSTALATMDNTAYEDFLTTLKGDLDAGRPLLLGLSTRIDKEGSDHMVVVDGYSADDPGRKVHLNMGWGGSVDDFYFLDPPPQPPAPLPDGTLPNFDTSAGKLSIHYNIKPCTSGSDCYVNLEAGDAASSLDITGNFDREKDKDEYEFYLKGETSFSATRGYSDYMAFFVSFINIADGSAVFEQLEPASV comes from the coding sequence ATGAGAGGTTTTAACCGTTGCGGGATCATTAAGCGTCTAACGGGAGCGCTTTGCCTGGTTTTTTTACTGTTTGCGGCAGTTACGGCCCAGGCCGGCGATCAGGCGACAATCGCCTCGAACTTCCTGAAATTCCTCGGCAGCGACAAGAAAATCATCTCCGAAAAGATCGTGGAAAGGAACATCCTCGCTCCGACGCTTGCCTCCGTTCCGGTGGCCCATCTCTTTCAACTGGCAGACGGCGGCTATGTGCTTGTCGCAACGGATCGGAGCATCTCCCCGGTCAAGGCCTACTCGCTGGCCGGTGATTTTGCCGCCCTTCCCGAACCCTACCAAAAGGCGATCCTCGATGAGTTGGAGCTGCGCGTCCGGGTTGCCGCGCTGCCCGTCGCCGGCCGTACTCCCCTGGCAACCGGGGTTTCCGAGACCGAGGCCAGGTGGAATTTTCTTCTTAGCTACGATGCGGCTGCGGCGCGTCAACCGCTGGCCGTCTATGAGCCCGGCAGCTATCTGCTCAGCTCCCACTGGGCTCAGGATTATCCCTACAACAAGTTTCTTCCCCTTGCGGCAAGCGGCGGCAAAAACGTTCTTGCCGGTTGCGTCAATGTGGCCGCAGGACAGATCATGCGGTACTATAAATATCCCGTTGCGGGAGAAGGCGTACTTTCATATACTTGGGAAGATAAGAGCACCGACCCCGCCACACTGACTCCCCTGAAGGCCATTCTTTACCGCAATTACGACTGGGACAACATGCCCGATAAACTGGATGCGGCCACGCCGGAGTATCAGGCCGACGAGGTAGCGCTCCTCATGCGGGATCTGGGTGTTGCCAACCATACCAATTTCGGGATATTAGATTCCTCGGCTGTCTTTTTGCCCCAAGCTCTGGTCGAGAATTTCGGTTATTCCACGGCGCTTGCCACGATGGACAACACGGCTTATGAAGATTTTCTGACGACGCTCAAGGGCGATCTCGATGCGGGACGGCCGCTCCTTCTGGGCCTGTCCACCCGCATCGACAAAGAAGGATCGGACCACATGGTTGTGGTGGACGGCTACTCTGCCGATGATCCAGGCCGGAAGGTTCATCTTAACATGGGCTGGGGCGGCAGCGTGGACGACTTCTATTTCCTCGATCCGCCGCCACAGCCACCGGCCCCGCTGCCGGATGGAACCCTTCCCAATTTCGATACGAGCGCCGGAAAACTCAGCATCCACTACAATATCAAACCCTGCACGAGCGGCAGCGACTGTTACGTCAATCTCGAAGCGGGCGACGCGGCAAGCAGCCTTGATATTACAGGCAATTTCGACAGGGAGAAGGATAAGGACGAATATGAATTCTACCTGAAGGGCGAGACCTCCTTCAGCGCGACACGGGGCTACAGCGACTATATGGCTTTTTTCGTCTCCTTTATCAATATCGCAGACGGAAGTGCAGTTTTCGAGCAACTTGAACCCGCTAGTGTTTAA
- a CDS encoding SLBB domain-containing protein, with amino-acid sequence MIKKALLCFGILIMIPVFAGAQSAPAAALTAEQAAVYEKMTVGQKEAISRELFKSGGQLTPEAVEALKEKPEFKGISPEEVAKGRELLKGKEGEQQKETPKGEGLLKTGEKDKTALEPKQVIAEEPQGRTLFERAQDIGKYQDISLKLQPFGYDFFREAAVNIITERKDVPVPLKYVVGPDDEVKVTLWGRVNASYTLVVNRDGKIDIPGVGPLAVAGMTFEEMSAKLIKQAEQMTGTSVDISMGSLRTIPVFVLGDVRRPGAYTIGAFATITDALLISGGPSEIGSMRNIQLRRKDKVVQTYDLYDLLLKGDKSHDVTLQAGDIVFVPVVGAYAGIAGNVKRPAIYELKDNYSLEYLFELAGGIIPTAYTQQIQVERTVKNEKKVVIDIDDKNLARTRSFILHDSDIVKVFPIVEKDFNAVYLNGNVKRGGKYALTPGMRLGDILKDEQDFLPDTYFDYALIKRLQPPGMETTLVPFNLGALILRGDSANNLLLQRQDSIYIFSKWFFKDKPYFTVKGEVRKGGRFELSDNSRVKDALRTAGDLTKDAYMKKGEIIRVDKNKEFFTLYFDVARAMAGDPAENILLEDEDQLVIHSLYEEKWKETASVSGEVKKPGEFVLTEKMRVNDLLFKAGGQTRDTLLDEAELYRTDWKTKQTTLLKVNLGKALAGEPQDNIELQDLDRLIVHSLWEKVYKKNVAIEGDVLKPGTYPLAEQMTVRNLVFAAGNVLESASLEEAEISSRIVEQDNRARVVHRQINLGKALAGDPEHNLPLKPYDRLFIKAISDWRVEKYATLSGKVKYPGRYVISKGERLSAVIERAGGYSDDAYLRGAFFTRESVRAMQQKGLTEMADRMERELLSGGELSTSTSAEEVAAKKAELEQKKYFVGYLRGLKATGRMTIRIAHLRLLKGSEYDIELEEGDTLYIPPSNNVVNVAGSVMSQGSFIYASRMDYQDYIGLTGGYAKYADTDNIFVLKVDGSARKLSRGFFNWSSSRDRWEVAGFEREVRTIEPGDTIVVPEKVEKIAWLREIKDITQILVNTAVTAGVFKALF; translated from the coding sequence ATGATCAAGAAGGCTCTATTGTGTTTTGGTATCCTGATTATGATCCCGGTTTTTGCAGGGGCCCAGTCGGCGCCGGCGGCGGCTCTTACTGCGGAGCAGGCAGCCGTTTACGAAAAGATGACGGTTGGGCAGAAGGAGGCAATTTCCCGGGAACTGTTTAAATCGGGAGGTCAGCTTACCCCGGAGGCCGTTGAAGCCCTGAAAGAAAAGCCTGAATTTAAGGGAATATCACCGGAAGAAGTCGCTAAAGGCAGGGAGCTGCTGAAGGGCAAGGAGGGTGAGCAGCAGAAAGAGACCCCCAAAGGCGAGGGACTTTTGAAGACCGGAGAGAAAGATAAAACTGCCCTGGAGCCCAAGCAGGTAATCGCCGAGGAGCCGCAGGGACGGACCCTCTTCGAGCGCGCGCAGGACATCGGTAAATATCAGGATATCTCGCTCAAACTCCAGCCGTTCGGCTACGACTTTTTCCGGGAGGCGGCCGTCAATATCATAACGGAGCGCAAGGATGTCCCCGTCCCGCTCAAGTATGTCGTCGGCCCGGACGACGAGGTGAAGGTAACGCTGTGGGGAAGGGTGAACGCCTCCTACACGCTCGTGGTAAACCGTGACGGCAAGATCGACATTCCGGGGGTCGGGCCGCTTGCCGTGGCCGGGATGACCTTCGAAGAAATGTCCGCAAAGCTTATCAAGCAGGCCGAGCAGATGACCGGCACCAGTGTCGATATCTCGATGGGCTCCCTCCGGACGATTCCGGTTTTTGTCCTCGGCGATGTCCGCAGGCCGGGCGCTTACACGATCGGCGCGTTCGCGACGATTACCGACGCGCTGCTCATCTCCGGCGGACCGTCGGAGATTGGTTCGATGCGCAACATCCAGCTCAGAAGAAAGGATAAGGTAGTTCAGACCTACGATCTCTACGATCTGCTGCTGAAAGGGGACAAATCTCACGACGTTACTCTCCAGGCGGGCGACATCGTGTTTGTCCCCGTCGTTGGCGCTTATGCGGGGATTGCCGGGAACGTCAAACGTCCGGCTATTTACGAACTGAAGGACAACTATTCCCTCGAATATCTCTTTGAGCTGGCCGGCGGGATCATTCCGACGGCCTACACCCAGCAGATACAGGTGGAGCGCACCGTAAAAAACGAGAAAAAGGTAGTCATCGACATAGATGACAAGAATCTCGCCCGCACGCGGTCCTTCATCCTGCATGATTCCGATATCGTAAAGGTTTTTCCCATCGTGGAGAAGGACTTCAATGCCGTCTATCTCAACGGAAACGTCAAGCGGGGGGGCAAATATGCGTTGACGCCGGGGATGCGCCTCGGCGATATTCTCAAAGACGAGCAGGATTTCCTGCCGGACACCTATTTCGATTATGCATTGATCAAACGGCTCCAGCCGCCCGGGATGGAAACGACATTGGTCCCCTTCAACCTCGGCGCCCTGATCCTCCGGGGTGATTCTGCAAACAACCTGCTCCTGCAGCGTCAGGACAGCATTTATATCTTCAGCAAGTGGTTTTTCAAGGACAAGCCCTACTTCACGGTAAAAGGCGAGGTGCGCAAGGGCGGCCGGTTTGAACTCTCGGACAACAGCCGGGTCAAGGACGCGCTCCGCACCGCCGGGGATCTGACGAAAGACGCCTACATGAAAAAGGGCGAGATCATCCGCGTTGACAAAAACAAGGAGTTTTTCACCCTCTATTTTGACGTCGCCCGGGCGATGGCCGGAGATCCGGCGGAGAATATCCTGCTGGAGGATGAGGATCAGTTGGTGATCCACTCCCTGTATGAGGAAAAATGGAAGGAAACCGCCTCGGTCAGCGGGGAGGTGAAAAAACCCGGCGAGTTCGTCCTGACGGAAAAGATGCGGGTAAACGACCTGCTTTTCAAGGCGGGCGGGCAGACGCGCGACACGCTTTTGGACGAGGCGGAGCTCTACCGGACCGACTGGAAGACAAAGCAGACGACGCTCTTGAAGGTCAATCTCGGGAAGGCGCTGGCCGGCGAGCCGCAGGACAACATCGAACTGCAGGATCTCGACCGCCTGATCGTCCATTCGCTCTGGGAGAAGGTTTACAAGAAAAACGTCGCAATCGAGGGGGATGTGCTGAAGCCGGGAACCTACCCGCTGGCGGAGCAAATGACGGTGCGCAATCTGGTTTTCGCCGCCGGCAATGTCCTCGAGTCGGCGTCGCTTGAGGAAGCGGAGATTTCCTCGCGAATAGTCGAACAAGACAACCGTGCCCGGGTTGTCCACCGGCAGATAAACCTCGGCAAGGCCCTGGCGGGGGATCCGGAGCACAACCTGCCATTGAAACCGTACGACCGGCTTTTTATCAAGGCCATTTCCGACTGGCGGGTGGAGAAATACGCAACCCTCTCGGGAAAGGTGAAGTATCCCGGGCGCTATGTCATTTCCAAGGGCGAGAGGCTCTCGGCGGTGATCGAGCGCGCCGGCGGTTACAGCGATGACGCGTACCTGCGAGGGGCCTTCTTCACGCGGGAGTCGGTGCGGGCGATGCAGCAAAAAGGGCTCACCGAGATGGCCGACCGCATGGAGCGGGAGCTGCTTTCCGGCGGAGAGCTTTCCACGTCCACCTCCGCCGAGGAGGTGGCGGCGAAAAAGGCGGAGCTGGAGCAGAAGAAGTATTTTGTCGGTTATCTGCGGGGATTGAAGGCGACAGGACGGATGACGATCAGGATTGCCCATCTGCGCCTGCTCAAGGGCAGCGAGTACGACATCGAACTCGAGGAGGGAGACACCCTTTATATTCCCCCCAGCAATAATGTGGTCAATGTCGCCGGCTCCGTCATGTCGCAGGGCAGCTTCATCTATGCAAGCCGGATGGATTATCAGGACTACATCGGTCTGACCGGCGGTTACGCCAAATATGCCGACACCGACAACATCTTTGTCCTGAAGGTGGATGGTTCTGCCCGGAAACTCTCCCGGGGTTTCTTCAATTGGAGCTCTTCCCGTGATCGCTGGGAGGTCGCCGGGTTTGAGCGGGAAGTCAGAACCATCGAGCCGGGCGACACGATAGTCGTCCCGGAGAAGGTCGAGAAGATTGCCTGGCTCAGGGAGATCAAGGACATAACCCAGATTCTGGTGAACACCGCCGTGACCGCGGGCGTCTTCAAGGCGCTTTTCTAA